The following DNA comes from Maylandia zebra isolate NMK-2024a linkage group LG6, Mzebra_GT3a, whole genome shotgun sequence.
TTGACTGCATGTTTAAATGTGTCATCAGGTACTAAATTTAACCTTATCTGTCAGTTGAAAGAAATGATAGGAAGTAAGAAACACGTGTTGACATGCTTCAGATGCTCAGAAGTGAAGAATAATTAATCAGAAGTTCACATTTTAGTCTGGAGAGCAGTGCCGATTCAAAGTAAGATCCTCTACAGTGTTAATTGCTTGAATTGAAAAGCAACGaattcaaccttttttttttccttttatctgTTTGGGTTTGTGTAGCTGacacaattattattattgttttattaagaGAACTGTTTGATatttaaactgtattttattaaatagttgTGCTGAATTCCAGTGGAGATTGAATGGAAACTGCTGACATTTTTGCACAAATGTGGGTGGGATGAAAAAGGCAGACTGTTGTATGTTCCAAAAAGGAAGCTGATGAAAGGTTTTGCATGTCTTGAGTGTGCGTGGCTGAGTGTAAAATGAGAATTTGACCAGAGTATTTCTTTTCATTACCTGTTTTAATGGCTGTATGAGTGTGGCCTTTCAGAAAAAACAGCTGGTCTTGTTTTACCCTGAAAAAGGAAATATCAATGACATTGTATTTGGTGTTGATTTTGATGCATAAGCCTGATTTACACTGGAACTTTGTTGTCTCAAATCATCATTGTTCATTTATCCTGTTACTGCAAGAGAACAAATGTCACATTTGTACAGATGTGGAACCGCAGAGGAGTGGGGCAGGATCTGAAACActtctatttctgtttttccatcGACTGCTTATGTTACAACTTATTCTTGATGTGTTTGTAggcagcagttttttttctatgtGTATCTCTGTCACATTGTTGCATCTTGTCAACCAGATGATTTAATAAacactttaaatttatttattttttatctggGCAGGATGAGAAAAATTGGGAAGCAGTGAGCCAAAGTCTGGAGCGACTACAATGCTTCAAATCTTCCAGTCACTGAGCTTTGGAAACAAACCATCCCAGTGGCCTCAAAGGACTTAACAAATGGAGAGAAATAAGAAAAGACTTTCCCTGTTTattctgctgcctctgctgctgctctgcacaAGTGATGAGTGTCCCAGGCTTCCAGAGAGTTAGTCTTTATTCctctttattcatgtttaacTGATTTTAAGATCTGTTGTTTGACATATTtactcattttcatttaatctCTCCTGTTTTAATTCTCACAGATCTCACTTGCTACACTGACTACAATAGAAACATCACATGTTTGTGGAACAGCAAATACGTGTCTGATGACACTGCATGCACCATACATGCTCAGTATGAAGGTCCCTACATGTAAGGACCTCAatcacaaaaagaaaacctaGATGCATAATACTTACAATACACGAGTCACAAATGTCATCAGTAACATCATCTACAGCAAAATCTAATGAATATTCTTCTTCTCAGCTCTTACAGCACTTCCTGTCACCTAAAGTCTGTTGACATGTCCAGACCAGACCTAAAGGAGTGCTCCCTCATCTTTGAAATGGAATACACTGTGAGTGTGTAAACAACTAGCATTGTTGGTGGATACcctgtttattaaaaatatgtttaaaatctgtagaagagagaaaaaaagaatcatCTGCTTTTTAAGGTATAGACAGCTGTGAAGAATCCTGTGATGAGCATATGGCCAGCAGGACATTTAAAGCACACTGCTTTCCATTTAATATTAGAGTATCTATGTATGAATTTCAGGAAGTACAACTCCAGGATCaggcttcttttttatttttacttttttgcacATGAAGTGAAATTAAAGCTAATTATGGCCTCTGTGCAGACACAGACTACTGTGTGAAAATGCTAATTTCTCAAAACGTAGAAGCTAAACTGAGAGAGCATTCTGGACCCCTTTTTTTCTAATATGTGCGGGTATACCTGCACATATGAAATAATAATATGTCAGAAATGAAGAAGAAGCATAACTGGTCCCACCCTTGTGAATTTCACTCTGTGACACCAAGGAAAACCTCAAGCCTCAAGCATATATACATCACTTCTAGATTTACATCGAAACTATTATCTGtagatttgaatcaaaacattttaaatttacCAATCGATTTAGATCTTCACTAGTTTTGgatcattttattaatttttcaaaacaatttatttCAGTTTCGGTCTCTCCATGTGTTGTCCATGAATCTGAGCTGTGCTCATATGAAGCAGAGTCTAAACACTTCCTACATGCCGTCCTGTCACAGTGAGTGTAATCTATACTACCTCATTGTTACTTACAATATGACCTATTTACGGAGCCCATAGAACATATTTGTCtgattcgtgtgtgtgtgtgtgtgtgtgtgtgtgtgttcatgtgcacACTCTTACAGTAAAGGTGAATCCTCCTTCGAAGCCAGAAGTCAACGTCACCTCTGTTTCCTGGTTGTCCGAAGACCCCGAACATGAAATGATCAACTCATACGAAAGTGAAGTGCAGTGGAAGCAGCAGGATCAGTCATGGAGTGTAAGTTTAGATTTTGTATCACAATGTGAATGAGTTTGGGTATGAAGTCGAGATCCTGAAAGTGCACGTTTAAATAGTGTGTACACATGATCCTtgccctgtgtttgtgtgaattcaTAGCAAGAGTAAATAAAGTGATATAAAaatctttctgtctgtcaggatCCCCCCTTTCAGAAAAAAGGTGACATTCAGTGCGAGAATGAGTGCAGGGCAGAGCTGGACCCAGACAAACTGATACAAGGCGAGAAGTACGAGGTACGAGTTCGTGTGCGGTCTGTTAAACCTCGACCCAAGGGAGCCTGGAGTGACTGGAGCCCCACTGCATCATGGGAGTCACCAGtaggaaaaagaaaaccacCATCAGGTACTTTTTTTGCCAAATGGCTCCAAAGACAAATAGTTTAGTTTAAGAAACTCTGCAGAGTTCTCTTTTACATTCAGTCCTGCCTTCTCTCATTTTTCTAAGCTAACGTGATCGGCTCTGTCTTCTGTTTCAGTACAACAAGGACACACATTTTATAAGAGCAACTAAAGCCCACAGAAATTCTGTATTTGTTTTACCTGATGAAGTCAGTACAGTCAGTACCATTGTTATTCTCTGTTTATGTAAATGACGTGCAGCTCCAAGATAGGaaagtgaaaatgtgaaaatatgctGATGATATGGCTATTGTTGGTCTTCTATAGGAACTCGAGCCCTAATGGTTTTGCTCAGGGATGCAGGTTGAAAGAAGGGTGTAAATTTCATTATTtccttattaaaaatgaaaaagcttGTCTTGAATTACCCAATCCCCATGACCGGCTTCACTTTCTGATCAGTCTGTGAGagtcattaatatctttaagtatctggaaacacattttaaggacaagatttattttttttatgctcaTTCCATTTACAGGAAAGCTAATTGGAgaatattttgttattttgtaacATGATTGTTAGAACTACCAGAACAATTACTGGTCGATAGCAGCCTTGATTGGAATCTAGTATCTTCAAGCTGTCTTAAGGAAAGCCTGGTCTATTGTTACTGACCCCAAACACCCTCTTCACTCTGATTTTGAATTAATGCTGTCAGGATGACGTTACAAGATGCCTCTAGCTAGCAAAAAAGTCTATAAGAGATCCTTTGTGTCAAAagcatttaatattttaaaaaaatccatcatATACTGTGAAGTATTTCTATAGGTATATTGGAGTGTTATTTATGCTTAGGTTTGAATGTGGTCTGATTCCTACCaatatttttattatgattTTATTGCCTGGTTGATTTTTGACTTGGTGAACCAAAGACAATTTTCCATTAGTGTGGACGATAAAgttattctattctgttttttggtttttttgtatttttcagatGTTCCTACACTTGTTGTGTGCATAATTACAGCAGGTGTTGTAGTGTTAATGGCAGTCATTCTCTGCACAACTAAAAAACACTGGTAAGCAAACTTTTCCAAAAATATCTCAATGTGCAGTATATTATGATTAGTTATTCTGGTATGatgtattaaaaacaaaaagattctTTTTGACAGCTTCGGTTTTGATTGTAATTTTGTTGCCTCAGGGTTTATGTAGTAAAGACAATGAAAGGTCAGCCCGTACCAGACCCAGGAAAATCCTCCCTGCAGAATGTACATTTTAAGGTAAGCATACAGGCTGTAGATGCGTCCTCTTTACTCTCTACTGTTAAATCATGTAATCAGGttacagtttacagtttaaaatgaaaaacaattgaAGCTGCCATTTCAGGGcagtaaaaaataacatttgtgTACTATCATGGTGAACATGTTTGCAGTAAATGTACATGACTAGCAGCTATCGTTAGCATTTATTTTGAGCTGTGTGTCAGCCACATATGACTGTAAGTCGATGTGGCAGGCCGTGGCTtgcggtgccgtgcagggaTGGCAGACGCACCTGCATGGCATCTGCAATCATGCCCCGCCTACTTAAatactgtagtgggtcctgcgTGTGCACAGCAACCATCAAGTATTAATAAAGAATGATTAAAATGCCACTGGGTCAGCCGTGGTCGTTTACAGTCGAATACTGAATCTTCTTTAGTTTTCAGTTCAATACTTTGTCATAACCATctacaaataaaaatgagataACTGCAGCTCATAAACAGACACAGCATGCAACATAAAAAGAGAATTACTGAAAGTTGTGCTGCAGACAGTCTAACCAGACAAACAAAATTGATCACCGATCCATTCGTCTTTTTAATCCTGGTCTTGAAGTGCAGACTGAATATCTAGTATATTTCAAATCTTTCTAATCTCTTCTGTTCTgtgactttctctcctccagAGTGGGTTCTCCAGTGAATACTTTCACTCCTTCTTGAAACCAGTGGAAATTATCACTGTAGAATTAATCTCACCTGTGGATGCTGCTGTGGCCTACAAGCCAGATGAGAAGATGGTGTTGAACAAAGGCAGCTATGACTCCACCAGCTCCAGCTTCACTAACCCAAGTTACTCTGAGCTTTGTAGCCCTCCTCCTATTTCCTCACTCACTGCTGGGAATCTGAAGCCCTGTGCGGTTGACACGCCTTATGGTCCTGTTGGTACTCAGGGTGAAGGAAAAAGcgcagaacaggaaagtgatgaagcgagagagaaagaaaaggagacgtTAATGTTGCTGCTCAAAGGCAGCAGTAACAGTGAGTCAGTGCAGGTGATTTCAGACTACGAGAAAACTGAGAGGCTCGACAATGATCGATTTAGGCTCCAGAGTCTAGATTCAGGCATGTGCAGTTGTGAAGAGGTCAGTGAAGAGAGCATGGAGGCAGATAGCATCAATATGACTGATAGCCATAATGAAGAACCTGAGGgtgaggaagagaaggagggagggaatAAACAAAAGGCAGATTTTCAGAGGTTGTTTGGAAGCAGCGGAGGTGTGTTTGGCAAGTCTATCCAGGTTTGTTCTGATTATGAGCGAGTGGAGAAACAGCAGGCTGACAGCCCGGAGCTTCCCAGCTTGGATTCAGGTGTTAGCAGTGGGGGAGAGGAGCAGCTGAGTCAGGATGAGGGCATGGAGGATGTTGATAAGTCCACTGAATCTACACGCTTCCTGTTTCCGCCTCATCCTTCCAGTGCTTTACCATGCTCCCTGCTCTCTTTTCCACAACTGCCTCTGAACTTGCCTGGGCCACGACTGAGTCCAGCGTTGCAGCTCCAGCCAGGTCACATGACACAGGGGTTTGCTCTGATGTCAACAGGCAGGTCGGTGGAGCCCTCTGGTGATGGATATATGCCAGTGAAACAGGAGGACGGCTGAGAACAGACAGCAGGCTCAACTAGCAGGACAACATAGCATGTAGCACTTGGAGGAGTCATCACAGTCAGTCAGTTCTCAggaaaatgtgacatcacataATTCTTTCTCTTCTGCTCAGTTTTCAGCAACTTTGACAGTTTCATGAATgtattttacttttgttttttatatatttatatcaaTATTTATGCCTGCTCAGAAGCTCATACTGTCACCCcagaataaaataatgtgactcTTTCTACAATGTAAAGGCTGCCCTCTCTGCCATCACACTAGCTGACCTGACTGACTCTAAACTGCGTAAATCTGTGTAAACTGTGGTAAACTGTGGTAAACTTCCCTACATGGACTAAAGTTTTTGGCCACATACATATTGAGCGATTTAAATCCATACCATGAAGCTTCCAGTGCACATTTTTTATCCTGATGTCAGTGGCAGAGGAGGTTTGGAGCTGTacagagcagagatgggcagtaacgcgtaatccgattacttttttcaagtaatgagtaaagtaagggattactgttgcaaaaacggtaatttgattaccgttactttcccgtaggaacgctgcgttactgtgttactaaaaccgtgatttttttgcgagaatgtctcatgacagtaaggtaagcaagtgcgacgttcgtgacagcagctgtgtgcagatcaacaatggataatatatcgagtgcagaagagagtatgagcatgcagcgtttaaagcgtggaagtactgaccttactttaagtttgattccataaaaagtgacaaaaacctgccccagggcaaacctccgcctacgccactcttgctttacaggtgaaaatagagcaaaagggccgctgagtctttgattttatttattttctgctgtgtttcacttgcatctatttgaaagactgagtgtaaacacaaaaaaaatatattttatgtgcgggaatgtgcagaaaataggtttaaatattaaacaaatttcttccagtcagagaatgttgcatataataaaatttttgcttgatgcataaagttaaaagattaaaactaataaaacaagttttaaaaagggacttttccatttgattacattttgtatgatggattatgtagaaaaagtagaattgggctgaaagatctatcgctttatcacctattcaggttgtaaatcgtgtttttaaaaagtaactaagtaactaagtaattaattacttttgaaaataagtaatcagtaaagtaacgggattaattttggggggaagtaatcagtaattagttactgattacttttttcaagtaacttgaccaacactggtgcaGAGCCTTGGTGGCTTTTATCTCAGCTTATGTTGTCTGACATAGTATTACGGTACCACACTGTGAGAGCAGTGAACTGTTcagacccattctttcacaaatacttgcaaaggcagactgcatggATGCTtaattttatacacctgtagTCATGGAActgaaacacctgaattcaTTGAGTCAGAGGTGTGGCCCAATACTTTTGGCCATATAGCAGCGTATTTAACAATGTTGGATTGCTTGTTTGTAACAGACTAACTTGGTAACTTTATTGCAGGAAAcatatccggtcgttaagtgatgacgtgacgaattcTACTTctgggcctaaagtagtctgcgtttaatatggcttttgtgttgttaacttgtttaatgttttgtattttcttctatttaatctcaaaaagctcctaaaacagtcagtgatcactgttgacctccctcggcttttattaccgctaatctacagcccagcccatgcagcagtatatgaatgactaacctcatattgtggatggattatctcagttgttctcctggctgaagtttggtccttttacagcatcctgccatgcgattacatttgttcctgaccaccgagaacactcacgttaacttttatcgagtggaaaaaagttagcttgtatatattatgctaacatagctgtgtcactagcgGTCATGTAGCACagcattatataccagctagccaaacttcagtaaccctacaaacgtcactgctgtttagttttctgtcttcatttatgttggaagtgataacagaactgtacgttttaatttgtttccaaagccccgcagtcaggacatgctatattgtatctagatagaagctagtgagctaacttcctgctaacttctaactccgttaaatatcataaattagattttatttattcttgtgTGGCAGCTATTTACTGACTTTAAGAAGTTATTTGAAATTATGTCATTTCATGAATAACAGTTATTTTCCATGAAAACTAAAAATGGTTAAAATCTCAATAAAAATTAACGAGAAATACATGCAATTTTGCAGTTTTTTGGCTCAACATGTCATTTTGAGGTTAGGGGTGCCATTGGGTCATGGTTAGGTTTTTGggtaagggttagggttaggcattgATTTCTGATGGTTGGTTAAGGGGTAATATGTCAATTCAGTGTCCTCACTAAGATGTGAAAAcgaacgtgtgtgtgtctgtgtgaagtttTGATGTGAAtctgaaaaacacaattttgaaaacactggaaagacctgggccctgtgcttcgtacgtcgcttactacatccaagatcaaatgaaacatccaagaccaaatcatcgcgctaactctgagctcgctaatccggttccccgaacacacctgttgttgacgattagtatagctggatgaagtaatgtgagatcactgggtggcccaacaggggctatgcatcgatagtagaaacattgatcggcaaccctttgattggtcggcgaaaatgtcgaaggagcgcgctcggtatttttcggcagcagagcaagaactcttgagtgagggatttcaggagtttcagagtttaattaaaacgcaagggaacactgcaaaggctgcaaaagcaaggagagagggctggcagaaagttgctgacaaattaaactcgtaagtaatttaataataacaataataatggagtggatttatatagcgcttttcaaggcacccaaagcgctttacaatgccactattcattcactctcacattcacacactggtggaggcagctacggttgtagccacagctgccctggggcagactgacagaagccaggctgccatattgcgccatcggcccctctggccaacaccagtaggcggtagggtagatttatcatatcacaccatattatccaatattatattacattatattatattataatatgttatattatatcccctttcacattagagccacaacaggacccactagaacatgggaacaagtaaaagtgaaatataagaatattctacagaatggtaatatttatcacttatattgcttgtcgtctcttggaaagagaccctggaataatctgtttgtttgttcataacagcaaccaagaaaagggcagagcaaaaaaaaagacaggtggtggtcctgcaccccctcgtcaacaagttggttaagtgaataataccctcacgggaaaatcgatatctctctatgagcacactgtcgcgctgagctaaaggatcctgtctgtcccgcaatatacgctgaattctgaaaactctccttatcaatcttggaccttccgcaatgggttgctcgcgtaaacggacaggacatgactgcgacagacttcccaaatccaccttcgcttttatagccgtggtctctcatcttgattacacgaagtaatttacaattactactctgaaatatgaattacatctgtaataatcacatacatgtaatagaatgttaatagtacatttcccttttttaggaaatgagcTGTAtatatctgtgtgacatcaataaaaggatcaagtgctgcattatctttagttacattgatgttatttatttatggtgaaacagtggtggaatatcgctgttgctttcgtatgaatgacgcggacatacctgcgtggccgcgatctaatcctgtttacataaagtaaacctgctccccagcaggtttacgcttacggctctgttgctatgacagcaagtcccggatgggcttcggggaaccgaacgatccaggatcacgcgaaatggtcaacaatctcatccagctaactcacttagcgcggtacgaagaacaggcccctgaagacactttttccttttctttctatgCAAACAAAAATTCCCACTGAGGCTTTTCAGTGTGAAATTTTGTTTGTATAGAAAATACCTGTGCCATTTGTCTTTGTTGCCATCTACTGGTGAACATCACCTTAACACTACATCAGGTGAGATTTTCACTCTGCACAGCAACACAAAACTcttttaacaacacaaacaaacaacaaaattaatacattttaaaatgatgtaGACAGCTCAAGATAATGTTAATAAAGACTCAGTGAAAACTGAAGTTTATCTTAATCCTTAAAATATGCAGGGAATCACAGTTGCTTATGTCCAGCATCACTCTGTTATTATAAAATTTATCTAAAACGTGGCCAGTTTAATGTCTTAAACTGAAATCACATTAAAGTTTTGATCAACTATAATCCAGCTGATTTTTTACCCAAAAAGTTAGATGCGACATATAAAAAGTGGGCAGGACAAGGCTTAAAGGTATACTGTACATTTTATGATAAGGGAACTCTTAGGAACTTCCAGTCAATAAAAGATCAATGCCAGTTAAGCAATAGTGATTTTTTTAGGTTTCTCCAAATCCAGCATCATCTACATAACTTTATACCCAAGAGAATAGATCTTTTCTCTCTTCCTGTTCTGAATATATTTGTTAAGGCATACTATGCGGATCCTGGTCTCAAAGTGATTTCTAGACTGTACAAGTGTTTACAGGAAATTAAGAATATGAATACAATTTGCATCAAACAGAAATGGGAAAGGGAAACAAATATGGTAATTTCAAATGACACTTGGTATCAGCAATGTGCTCCGTTATACGGCATTTTGAGTCTGGCTGTCCGAAAGACTAAATGGCTCGGTGTAAAAATTCCATCACTAAATGACATGAAGTTGTGTATCGGttgtttaaaatggaaaaaattacATTCTCTAACAGATTTCAATATGACACATTTGTTGAAATTTGGGACATATGGAAACATTATATTTAGTCAAGGCGTCCCGAACTTGTATGAACCTCCATATTCCAGTATCTTATATTTTTGAATTGTTATGTACATATGTTAACTAGTAGGTACATCCcttgctttttgtgtttgtttgtttgtttattcttgttgtacatgttgtgttttatgttccctattttaaaaaatgtatatttaacaAAAGGTCGACATACTGAAAAGTGACTTTCACACACTTTAGAATTGTGCCTGtacctctgtttttgccttatgtttcaataaattgctgcacatattaaaaataataataattaaaaaaaaaaataactaaaactgaGTCAGCACCAAAAAAACCTCGTATCTTTTAAGAATTTGTCCATAAACAGTAGCGTTGCTCTTGAAATACTGGGGCTAAATCCAGACCTGAAATCTATGGGATTTTCAGTCAATACAGTATACTATTATTGTATTTAATAGTAAAATTTATGTAAAATGTCAAACATTATATGCTACCTAAAGGTTGACGTCACAGAATGATACTGAAATAAACAATCAATGCAATTTGAGTTTGTTTGATGAAGCTCTGGTGATAGAGCTTGTGCCTTTATTGTGCCATAATGTCTCCTTTTAAACTGTCCTCTTGCTCGTCTTTAGGATGCTACCTTCTTCACCTTTCCTGTTCCTTTCACTAAACTGCTCACTCTTGTTCTCCCTGCTCTCACTTCCTGTTCTGTTTAGTCAGCATGTGTCAAAGAAACTCCCCCCAAAACTATCATTTTTTGATATGATTGATATATTTAACATGTTATTTATCAACTTATTTTATGCACTGAATCAAtgaattattaaacaaataCCACACTGTAGAAAATCAAATTATTAATGCACTaagccagcggtccccaacccccgggcctcggaccggtaccggtccgtgagtcgtttggtaccgggccgcgagagttgaggctcgggtgtgaaatgtatggttttcggggtttttagcgttattttgttatcgtttttattgttaactcggttttcctgggtcttttcacatgtgttatgaataaatcttctttttttcggtaccagtactagttttattttgttgtatttatccgcgacaccttaaaggccggtccgggAAAATATTGTCGCGCAAAAAAGGTCGGGGACCGCTGCACGAAGCAATTTCCTGCCACAACAGCTAAATGGTCCTCAAAGAAAATACTGAATGCCTGCACAGTACAGGCCAGTATTTAATGCAGCCACAGATCTACATCAGTCAGCATTCTGCTCTTTCCACCTCAGTCATGTCACTTTCTCATGtgagtgacttcttcagtctcagctggctGCAGGTTTCCACAATctcataaacagtacatttgcacaatgactgacaCAAACAATgtgctgtgaggtcagtttcatgacctttaatatgcaaattgtcatgaccattgatcaatggccatTCGCAGAGAGTTGggaaatggctgcaatcacagcgtTGTAAGATGGTAAAAGATGCACCGTTAGGCTATC
Coding sequences within:
- the LOC101486983 gene encoding uncharacterized protein LOC101486983 — protein: MERNKKRLSLFILLPLLLLCTSDECPRLPENLTCYTDYNRNITCLWNSKYVSDDTACTIHAQYEGPYISYSTSCHLKSVDMSRPDLKECSLIFEMEYTFRSLHVLSMNLSCAHMKQSLNTSYMPSCHIKVNPPSKPEVNVTSVSWLSEDPEHEMINSYESEVQWKQQDQSWSDPPFQKKGDIQCENECRAELDPDKLIQGEKYEVRVRVRSVKPRPKGAWSDWSPTASWESPVGKRKPPSDVPTLVVCIITAGVVVLMAVILCTTKKHWVYVVKTMKGQPVPDPGKSSLQNVHFKSGFSSEYFHSFLKPVEIITVELISPVDAAVAYKPDEKMVLNKGSYDSTSSSFTNPSYSELCSPPPISSLTAGNLKPCAVDTPYGPVGTQGEGKSAEQESDEAREKEKETLMLLLKGSSNSESVQVISDYEKTERLDNDRFRLQSLDSGMCSCEEVSEESMEADSINMTDSHNEEPEGEEEKEGGNKQKADFQRLFGSSGGVFGKSIQVCSDYERVEKQQADSPELPSLDSGVSSGGEEQLSQDEGMEDVDKSTESTRFLFPPHPSSALPCSLLSFPQLPLNLPGPRLSPALQLQPGHMTQGFALMSTGRSVEPSGDGYMPVKQEDG